From the Campylobacter volucris genome, the window AAACTTTTAATACTGTCATATCTTGGATCTATTTTGCTTACAGGAACAGCAAGTAATTTTTCATCCATTCCGCTTTCATCTTCCATAAGCAATACACCAATCAAACGACAAGGAATTACAGCTCCAGCTTGTATAGGGTATTCATTTAATACTAAAACATCAATAGGATCTCCATCATCTGCTAAGGTATTTGGTATAAAACCATAATTTGCAGGATAAAACATCGCTGAATACATCACGCGATCAACCATTATAGCACCACTTTCTTT encodes:
- the ppa gene encoding inorganic diphosphatase, with product MDISKIKIGENPNKLNALIEIPYGSNIKYELDKESGAIMVDRVMYSAMFYPANYGFIPNTLADDGDPIDVLVLNEYPIQAGAVIPCRLIGVLLMEDESGMDEKLLAVPVSKIDPRYDSIKSLDDLPKATLDKIKNFFETYKILEPNKWVKVKEFAGIEKASQILENSIKNYK